The following coding sequences lie in one Egibacteraceae bacterium genomic window:
- a CDS encoding NAD(P)/FAD-dependent oxidoreductase has protein sequence MTTSAKRVLIIGGGIGGTAAGVALRQAGLDAQVFERSPDLARTHVGGCYVLWFAGVMSLSQLGLADKVHARGHPVTRFEMCGANARVLSAADVGEHGQSLGVMPVAVRRADLLGVLTDALDKDALHLGATFRDVVQDSVTVTATFTDGRRESGDVLVGSDGLDSSVRAHLHGLEPARHPGYAHWSAIADGDGGAPPGVFRVLHGDGARFAFFHIGDGRVCWWCVRNAPPGPAGDRYGDYDELTSFFRGWDPTAAALLAATPPKAIHRRDTLDRPPLRRWGRGRVTLLGDAAHAMTFDLGQGAGTSLTDAVTLAAHLSDKPVLAGLRTYEDLRRWVTTPLVRMSRLVGAASSWDWPLGPKLNEAFVAAGRRGGTVGALKRDLRGHPAMLTERGGERADT, from the coding sequence ATGACAACCAGCGCAAAGCGCGTGCTGATCATCGGCGGCGGCATCGGCGGGACCGCGGCAGGGGTGGCGCTGCGGCAGGCCGGGCTCGACGCGCAGGTGTTCGAACGGTCCCCTGATCTTGCCCGGACCCATGTCGGCGGTTGCTACGTCCTGTGGTTCGCGGGCGTGATGTCGTTGTCCCAGCTCGGTCTCGCGGACAAGGTCCATGCGCGCGGGCACCCGGTCACGCGCTTCGAGATGTGCGGCGCGAACGCCCGCGTGCTGAGCGCCGCCGACGTCGGCGAGCACGGACAGTCGCTCGGGGTGATGCCGGTGGCGGTCCGCCGGGCCGACCTCCTCGGTGTGCTCACCGACGCGCTCGACAAGGACGCGCTGCACCTCGGCGCGACCTTCCGGGATGTGGTGCAGGACTCGGTCACGGTGACCGCCACGTTCACCGACGGACGCCGGGAGAGCGGCGACGTCCTCGTCGGCTCCGACGGGCTCGACTCGTCCGTGCGCGCCCACCTGCACGGTCTCGAGCCGGCCCGACATCCCGGGTACGCCCACTGGTCGGCGATCGCGGACGGCGACGGCGGCGCGCCTCCAGGGGTGTTCCGCGTCCTGCACGGCGACGGCGCCCGGTTCGCGTTCTTCCACATCGGTGACGGGCGGGTGTGCTGGTGGTGCGTCCGCAACGCCCCGCCGGGACCGGCAGGTGACCGCTACGGCGACTACGACGAGCTGACCTCGTTCTTCCGCGGGTGGGACCCGACAGCCGCCGCGCTCCTGGCGGCGACCCCCCCGAAGGCCATCCACCGGCGTGACACGCTCGACCGGCCGCCGCTGCGCCGCTGGGGTCGCGGCAGGGTCACGTTGCTCGGCGACGCCGCGCACGCCATGACCTTCGACCTCGGCCAGGGCGCCGGCACGTCCCTGACGGACGCGGTCACCCTGGCCGCCCACCTGTCCGACAAGCCCGTGCTCGCCGGGCTGCGCACCTACGAGGACCTGCGGCGCTGGGTCACCACACCGCTGGTGCGGATGTCGCGGCTGGTCGGCGCCGCCTCCTCGTGGGACTGGCCGTTGGGCCCCAAGCTGAACGAGGCCTTCGTGGCCGCAGGCCGGCGGGGAGGGACGGTCGGGGCCCTGAAGCGCGACCTGCGGGGGCACCCGGCGATGCTGACCGAACGAGGAGGCGAACGTGCCGACACCTGA
- a CDS encoding NAD(P)-binding protein has translation MPSGGSGGAAEDSARLVDVADEVADVVVLGGGLAGLSLALQLRRAAPGLSVVVAERRAYRPRSAAFKVGESTSEVGAHYFANVLGLGEYLREAQVRKNGLRFFFSAGGNLDIAERVEFSTPLHPQIATYQLDRGLLENTLWDRNRAEGSVVLRGCRVEDVELSADGHRVSLLQGAPLRDQPSGRAGVLGVVDPAGVGADQHRGVRGPAVPPVRADRVAGGVRGLVG, from the coding sequence ATGCCATCGGGGGGGAGTGGTGGGGCGGCCGAGGACTCGGCGCGTCTGGTGGATGTGGCCGACGAGGTCGCCGATGTGGTCGTGTTGGGTGGTGGGCTGGCGGGTTTGAGCCTTGCGTTGCAGCTGCGGCGGGCTGCGCCTGGGCTGTCGGTGGTGGTCGCCGAGCGTCGGGCGTATCGGCCGAGGTCGGCGGCGTTCAAGGTCGGTGAGTCGACGTCGGAGGTCGGGGCGCACTACTTCGCGAACGTGTTGGGCTTGGGTGAGTATCTGCGGGAGGCGCAGGTCCGCAAGAACGGGTTGCGCTTCTTCTTCTCTGCGGGGGGCAACCTGGACATCGCCGAGCGTGTCGAGTTCAGCACGCCGTTGCACCCGCAGATTGCGACCTACCAGCTTGACCGGGGCCTGTTGGAGAACACGTTGTGGGACCGCAACCGGGCGGAAGGCAGCGTGGTGCTGCGCGGTTGCCGGGTCGAGGACGTCGAGCTCTCGGCCGACGGGCATCGGGTCAGCCTGCTGCAGGGCGCGCCGCTTCGCGACCAACCATCTGGCCGGGCAGGGGTACTGGGTGTGGTTGATCCAGCTGGCGTCGGGGCCGATCAGCATCGGGGTGTGCGCGGACCCGCGGTTCCACCCGTTCGGGCGGATCGCGTCGCTGGAGGCGTTCGTGGACTGGTTGGGTGA
- a CDS encoding ester cyclase: protein MPTPEENKAVIRRYLEEAWNRGDWTVAEEVVAEDAVFHDQVREGELPPGREGVRVAMERVRTGMPDMTMDIHEVVAEGDMVVVRWSATATQAGPFNGIPPTDRVATLHAISMVRMKDGRIVEGWQEADRMGLAQQLGLMPKGQMPRPVAGALAFGIRCKDRLARRRRR from the coding sequence GTGCCGACACCTGAGGAGAACAAGGCGGTCATCCGCCGCTACCTCGAAGAGGCCTGGAACCGGGGCGACTGGACGGTCGCGGAGGAGGTCGTCGCCGAGGACGCGGTCTTCCACGACCAGGTCCGGGAGGGCGAGCTGCCACCCGGCCGGGAGGGCGTGCGCGTCGCCATGGAGCGGGTCCGCACCGGGATGCCCGACATGACCATGGACATCCACGAGGTCGTCGCCGAAGGCGACATGGTCGTCGTGCGTTGGAGCGCGACGGCAACCCAGGCGGGGCCCTTCAACGGCATCCCGCCGACCGACCGTGTCGCCACGCTGCACGCCATCAGCATGGTCCGCATGAAGGACGGACGCATCGTGGAGGGCTGGCAGGAGGCGGACAGGATGGGGCTGGCCCAACAGCTCGGGCTCATGCCCAAGGGGCAGATGCCCCGCCCGGTGGCCGGTGCGCTGGCCTTCGGGATCCGCTGCAAGGACCGCCTGGCCCGGCGGCGCCGGCGCTAG
- a CDS encoding 3-oxoacyl-ACP synthase III family protein, with the protein MGRVHIIGTGGYQPGDPIDNDQIERLVGSLSPDVQEGISIQQRYWMIDPETGEHHESNTDMAYKATVRALETAGVEAGQLGLMIQSTGTPEYHLPACVNLLQERLGLERCATMELRSGGAGGVQGLDIARMMLERGDHEFALVVGSEAISPVMAPVFVGKDPNKIRMRDRLPLYMFGDGAGAFVLQATDSDQGGIIGSAQCAIGGTRKAGIHSIGGGTHAPIHEQLSRKRLVDLQVDVVGAGDFTPQMVVDSLADTLGRSGIAAESVDWCLIPEGNVGWMLDSLAEHGLLTDEWKAMEGKIFDNLAMTGACGSAAVPLFLDHAWRRGMIQPEQRVVLIGVEATKWIYAGVVVDWTAATPA; encoded by the coding sequence ATGGGCAGGGTGCACATCATCGGCACGGGGGGTTACCAGCCCGGTGACCCGATCGACAACGACCAGATCGAGCGGTTGGTCGGGTCGCTCTCCCCCGACGTGCAGGAGGGCATCTCGATCCAGCAGCGGTACTGGATGATCGACCCCGAGACCGGCGAGCACCACGAGAGCAACACCGACATGGCCTACAAGGCGACGGTCAGGGCCTTGGAGACCGCCGGGGTCGAAGCGGGTCAGCTCGGCCTGATGATCCAGTCCACCGGGACCCCCGAGTACCACCTGCCCGCGTGTGTGAACCTGCTGCAGGAGCGGCTCGGTCTCGAGCGCTGCGCCACCATGGAGCTGCGGTCCGGGGGCGCGGGCGGTGTCCAGGGGCTCGACATCGCGCGGATGATGCTGGAGCGCGGTGACCACGAGTTCGCCCTCGTCGTGGGCAGCGAGGCGATCTCGCCGGTCATGGCTCCGGTGTTCGTGGGCAAGGACCCGAACAAGATCCGCATGCGTGACCGGCTGCCCCTGTACATGTTCGGGGACGGGGCCGGAGCCTTCGTGCTACAGGCCACCGACAGCGACCAGGGCGGGATCATCGGCTCGGCGCAGTGCGCCATCGGTGGCACCAGGAAGGCGGGGATCCACTCGATCGGTGGCGGCACGCACGCGCCGATCCACGAGCAGCTGAGCAGGAAGCGCCTGGTCGACCTCCAGGTCGACGTGGTCGGCGCCGGCGACTTCACCCCGCAGATGGTGGTGGATTCGCTCGCGGACACCCTCGGCCGCAGCGGCATCGCCGCCGAGAGCGTCGACTGGTGCCTGATCCCCGAGGGCAACGTCGGGTGGATGCTCGACTCGCTTGCCGAGCACGGTCTGCTGACCGACGAGTGGAAGGCGATGGAGGGCAAGATCTTCGACAACCTCGCCATGACCGGGGCTTGCGGCTCCGCGGCGGTGCCGCTGTTCCTCGACCACGCGTGGCGCAGGGGCATGATCCAACCCGAACAGCGGGTGGTGCTCATCGGTGTGGAGGCGACCAAGTGGATCTACGCAGGCGTCGTCGTCGACTGGACCGCCGCCACCCCCGCATGA